The Streptomyces sp. NBC_01353 genome contains a region encoding:
- a CDS encoding MFS transporter has product MTAADTTSRQLGDPTSADRSTRSRAWTVTGLLVVFMMINFADKSVLGLAADEIRADLGLSATQFGLANSAFFLLFSVAAVVVGMYADKVRPTTVILIMALLWSVAQVPPAIGGGLAVLIGSRIVLGAAEGPAFPVAQHATFSWFPDHRRNLPGALVTLGITLGVITAAPGLTWIIDHHHWRTALWVLAAIGLVWAVAWHFLGGTGTYRTADAPARDAGPDTSVTCGGPVPYRRIFSTPTWLAVTAAYFTCYWAVALMLVWLPSYLHNGLGYSSAEAGRLVVLPWMMGAVVLLTQAGVTGWLMRRGVSTKWARGGVGGAALGLGALACLGVPLVDGTGAKTALLAIGFGLAGSYAAVAATTVSELAPAARASGALGVMNAVVTTAGLAAPAIVGFMVDKQGTDGYQNAVIITGAMLLVGGLLSATLVNPSRDRARLRV; this is encoded by the coding sequence GTGACCGCCGCTGACACCACGTCGAGGCAGCTCGGCGATCCGACGTCGGCAGACCGCAGCACCAGGTCCCGTGCCTGGACCGTCACCGGCCTGCTCGTCGTGTTCATGATGATCAACTTCGCGGACAAGTCCGTGCTGGGACTGGCGGCCGATGAGATCCGCGCCGATCTGGGCCTCAGCGCCACTCAGTTCGGCCTCGCCAACAGCGCGTTCTTCCTGCTCTTCTCGGTCGCCGCGGTCGTGGTCGGCATGTACGCCGACAAGGTGCGGCCCACCACGGTGATCCTGATCATGGCCCTGCTCTGGTCGGTGGCCCAGGTGCCGCCCGCCATCGGCGGCGGGCTCGCCGTGCTGATCGGATCGCGGATCGTGCTCGGCGCCGCGGAGGGCCCCGCCTTCCCGGTCGCCCAGCACGCCACGTTCAGCTGGTTCCCCGACCACCGGCGTAATCTGCCCGGCGCCCTGGTCACCCTCGGCATCACCCTCGGCGTGATCACCGCGGCCCCAGGACTCACCTGGATCATCGACCACCACCACTGGCGCACCGCCCTGTGGGTGCTCGCCGCCATCGGACTGGTCTGGGCGGTGGCCTGGCACTTCCTCGGCGGGACCGGGACGTACCGGACCGCCGACGCACCCGCCCGCGACGCCGGCCCGGACACCTCCGTGACGTGCGGCGGCCCGGTCCCCTACCGACGCATCTTCTCCACCCCCACCTGGCTCGCCGTCACCGCCGCGTACTTCACGTGTTATTGGGCCGTGGCGCTGATGCTGGTCTGGCTGCCCTCCTACCTGCACAACGGACTCGGCTACTCCTCCGCCGAAGCCGGCCGCCTCGTGGTGCTCCCGTGGATGATGGGCGCCGTCGTCCTGCTGACGCAGGCAGGTGTCACCGGATGGCTGATGCGGCGCGGGGTCAGCACCAAGTGGGCGCGCGGCGGCGTCGGAGGCGCGGCGCTCGGTCTCGGCGCGCTCGCCTGCCTCGGCGTACCCCTGGTGGACGGCACCGGCGCCAAGACCGCGCTGCTGGCCATCGGATTCGGTCTGGCCGGTTCGTACGCAGCCGTCGCGGCCACCACCGTCTCCGAACTCGCTCCGGCCGCCCGTGCCAGTGGGGCCCTCGGCGTGATGAACGCCGTGGTCACCACGGCGGGGCTGGCCGCCCCCGCCATCGTCGGATTCATGGTCGACAAGCAGGGCACGGACGGCTACCAGAACGCCGTGATCATCACCGGTGCGATGCTGCTCGTCGGTGGGCTGCTCTCCGCCACCCTCGTCAACCCGTCCCGCGACCGGGCGCGGCTGCGCGTCTGA
- a CDS encoding TauD/TfdA family dioxygenase, giving the protein MDVTVATPKPVLDKPLMHYGTRVLDRTAPGTPETRYELLDITPLTPHFGAVIGGVDLTQGIGEALAEELRQALLEWKVVFFRGQAGFTAEHQLALAGVWGPPEPNPFFPGTEHVGVSRLAKDATAKGNKNIWHSDHSFMVNPALGSVLRAVEVPAAGGDTMWADMGAAYDNLSEELKKRIENLTAVHDWEPSWGALMNDEQKAAFRKNWPQVEHPVAVRHPRSGRRTLYVNEPFTTRIVGLSDAESRELVDELVLQARIPEYQIRFHWEADSIAIWDNIATQHYAINDYYPRRRVMERVAVEGVALS; this is encoded by the coding sequence ATGGACGTCACCGTCGCCACCCCCAAGCCCGTCCTCGACAAGCCCCTGATGCACTACGGGACACGCGTGCTGGACCGTACGGCGCCGGGCACCCCGGAGACCCGGTACGAACTCCTCGACATCACCCCACTCACTCCGCACTTCGGCGCCGTGATCGGCGGTGTCGACCTCACCCAGGGGATCGGGGAGGCTCTTGCCGAGGAGCTGCGGCAGGCGCTGCTCGAGTGGAAGGTGGTCTTCTTCCGCGGCCAGGCCGGCTTCACGGCCGAGCACCAGCTCGCGCTGGCCGGCGTCTGGGGCCCGCCGGAGCCGAACCCCTTCTTCCCCGGGACGGAGCACGTCGGGGTCTCCCGGCTCGCCAAGGACGCCACGGCCAAGGGGAACAAGAACATCTGGCACAGCGACCACTCCTTCATGGTCAACCCGGCCCTCGGCTCGGTGCTCCGCGCCGTCGAGGTACCGGCCGCCGGCGGCGACACGATGTGGGCCGACATGGGCGCCGCGTACGACAACCTCTCGGAAGAGCTCAAGAAGCGGATCGAGAACCTCACCGCGGTCCACGACTGGGAGCCCAGCTGGGGAGCTCTCATGAACGACGAGCAGAAGGCGGCCTTCCGCAAGAACTGGCCGCAGGTCGAGCACCCGGTCGCCGTGCGCCACCCGCGCAGCGGCCGCAGAACGCTCTACGTCAACGAGCCCTTCACCACCCGCATCGTCGGCCTGTCGGACGCCGAGAGCCGTGAGCTGGTGGACGAGCTGGTGCTGCAGGCGCGTATCCCCGAGTACCAGATCCGCTTCCACTGGGAGGCGGACTCGATCGCGATCTGGGACAACATCGCCACCCAGCACTACGCGATCAACGACTACTACCCGCGGCGCCGGGTGATGGAGCGCGTCGCGGTCGAGGGCGTCGCTCTCTCCTGA
- a CDS encoding TetR/AcrR family transcriptional regulator, which produces MVDEQVGRGSGRGPGRPREERVTRAVLDAVVALVAEQGMGAVTMDAVAARAGASKPSMYRRWPTKQDLVIAAVESRVGPLSVPDMGDFRAELRAVLTARLEAYRTPGVDRLLAGVIASAADAGAERGAYGESTARVVGETRNIFERGIVRGDVRPGIDVDAAVTLVAASLVFRMVAEQRMPDERLVDSVVDLIGRAVGTPP; this is translated from the coding sequence ATGGTCGACGAGCAGGTGGGGCGGGGCAGCGGGCGAGGTCCTGGGCGGCCCCGGGAGGAGCGGGTCACCCGCGCGGTGCTGGACGCCGTGGTCGCGCTGGTGGCCGAGCAGGGCATGGGCGCTGTCACGATGGACGCGGTGGCCGCCCGGGCCGGGGCCAGTAAGCCGTCGATGTACCGGCGTTGGCCGACCAAGCAGGACCTCGTCATCGCCGCCGTGGAGTCGCGGGTCGGTCCGTTGTCCGTTCCGGACATGGGTGACTTCCGTGCCGAGCTGCGAGCCGTGCTCACGGCGCGTCTGGAGGCGTACCGCACACCCGGGGTCGACCGGCTACTGGCCGGTGTGATCGCCTCCGCGGCCGATGCGGGCGCCGAGCGTGGCGCGTACGGGGAGTCCACCGCACGGGTCGTGGGGGAGACGCGGAACATCTTCGAGCGGGGGATCGTTCGTGGCGACGTCCGGCCCGGCATCGACGTGGACGCGGCGGTGACATTGGTCGCCGCCTCGCTGGTGTTCCGGATGGTCGCCGAACAGCGCATGCCCGACGAGCGGTTGGTGGACTCGGTGGTCGACCTCATCGGCCGTGCCGTAGGCACCCCGCCCTGA
- a CDS encoding TetR/AcrR family transcriptional regulator produces the protein MAYRKTPAELARLSSAREHLIQQATDVVADVGWSQASVNAVAAAAGIAAGSVYQHFPSKAALAVEVFRRASGREVEVLGEVLRSPGDPVERLARGVEVFARRSLERRGLAYALLAAPAEPAVGAERLEYRRRYRTLFAEVVSEGVASGVLPPQNAEVTAAALTGAIGEVLVDPLGASDGDSAEQLIAELTAMSLRCLGAGQAPAD, from the coding sequence ATGGCATACCGCAAGACCCCGGCCGAGCTGGCTCGGCTCAGCAGCGCACGGGAGCATCTGATCCAGCAGGCCACCGATGTCGTGGCCGATGTGGGCTGGTCGCAGGCCTCGGTGAACGCCGTCGCCGCCGCGGCCGGCATCGCGGCCGGCTCGGTCTATCAGCACTTCCCGTCCAAGGCGGCGCTGGCCGTCGAGGTCTTCCGGCGCGCCTCCGGCCGTGAGGTCGAGGTGCTGGGCGAGGTGCTGCGCAGCCCGGGTGATCCCGTGGAGCGACTCGCGCGAGGCGTCGAGGTGTTCGCCCGGCGGTCCCTCGAACGCCGCGGCCTGGCCTACGCCTTGCTCGCGGCGCCCGCCGAGCCCGCCGTCGGTGCCGAGCGCCTGGAGTACCGGCGCCGGTACCGGACGCTGTTCGCCGAGGTCGTGAGCGAGGGGGTGGCCTCGGGCGTGCTGCCGCCGCAGAACGCGGAAGTCACCGCCGCCGCCCTGACCGGTGCCATCGGCGAGGTGCTGGTGGACCCGCTCGGCGCCTCCGACGGGGACTCCGCCGAACAGCTCATCGCCGAGCTGACCGCGATGTCCCTGCGCTGCCTGGGCGCCGGGCAAGCCCCGGCCGACTGA
- a CDS encoding acyl-CoA dehydrogenase family protein — translation MTSTADTRPVSNPTAHTHDVTNQAPPLVGHDVADDPVLLEGVRREGAEWYLDDLHRIGRRTGSEEVQRWAEEANRHEPVLRTHDRYGNRVDEVDFHPSYHSLMDVAISEGLAGAPWADERPGAHVARAAGFMVWSSAEAGHGCPVSMTYAAVPALRHSPELAKEYEPLLTSRVYDPWLKAPGAKRGLLAGMGMTEKQGGTDVRANTTTAVRTADGSWRLRGHKWFTSAPMNDLFLVLAQAPGGLSCFLVPRVLPDGSRNTFRIQRLKDKLGNRSNASSEPEFDDTVAWLVGGEGKGVRTIIDMVTMTRLDCILGSASGTRAALAQAAHHARHRSVFGAKLIDQPLMRNVLADLALESEAATTLALRVAGATDRAQRGDAGERAFLRLATAVGKYWVCKRQPAAVAEALECLGGNGYDEASGMPRLYREAPLNGIWEGSGNVNALDVLRALVREPESLEAFRAEVESAAGADARLDAAWREVLGELARPEDAELRARRLVERLALVLQGSLLVRHAPAPVADAFCASRLAGDRGLAFGTLPAGTDLAAILDRLPAGLG, via the coding sequence ATGACCAGCACCGCCGACACCCGGCCGGTCAGCAACCCCACCGCCCACACCCACGACGTCACCAACCAGGCTCCCCCGCTGGTCGGTCACGACGTTGCCGACGACCCGGTCCTGCTGGAGGGCGTACGGCGAGAGGGCGCCGAGTGGTACCTCGACGACCTGCACCGCATCGGCCGTCGCACCGGCAGCGAGGAGGTCCAGCGCTGGGCCGAGGAGGCCAACCGCCACGAGCCCGTGCTGCGCACCCACGACCGCTATGGCAACCGCGTCGACGAGGTGGACTTCCACCCCTCGTACCACTCCCTGATGGACGTCGCGATCAGCGAGGGCCTGGCCGGCGCGCCCTGGGCCGACGAGCGGCCCGGTGCCCATGTGGCGCGCGCGGCGGGCTTCATGGTGTGGAGCTCCGCCGAGGCGGGTCACGGCTGCCCGGTGTCGATGACGTACGCCGCGGTGCCGGCGCTGCGCCACTCCCCCGAACTGGCCAAGGAGTACGAGCCGCTGCTGACCAGCCGCGTGTACGACCCGTGGCTGAAGGCGCCGGGCGCCAAGCGCGGTCTCCTCGCGGGGATGGGCATGACAGAGAAGCAGGGCGGCACCGACGTCCGCGCCAACACCACGACGGCCGTGCGGACGGCTGACGGGAGCTGGCGGCTGCGCGGTCACAAGTGGTTCACCAGCGCCCCGATGAACGACCTCTTCCTCGTCCTCGCCCAGGCCCCGGGCGGCCTGTCCTGCTTCCTCGTCCCTCGCGTGCTGCCCGACGGCAGCCGCAACACCTTCCGCATCCAGCGACTGAAGGACAAGCTCGGCAACCGTTCCAACGCCAGCAGCGAGCCCGAGTTCGACGACACCGTGGCCTGGCTGGTCGGCGGCGAGGGCAAGGGCGTTCGGACCATCATCGACATGGTCACCATGACCCGCCTGGACTGCATCCTCGGCTCCGCCTCCGGCACGCGCGCCGCCCTCGCGCAGGCCGCCCACCACGCCCGCCACCGCTCGGTGTTCGGCGCCAAGCTCATCGACCAGCCGCTGATGCGCAACGTCCTGGCGGACCTGGCCCTGGAGTCGGAGGCCGCCACCACCCTCGCTCTGCGGGTCGCGGGCGCGACCGATCGCGCCCAGCGCGGGGACGCCGGCGAGCGGGCGTTCCTCCGCCTGGCCACGGCGGTCGGCAAGTACTGGGTGTGCAAGCGCCAGCCGGCGGCCGTGGCCGAGGCCCTTGAATGCCTGGGCGGCAACGGCTACGACGAGGCCTCGGGCATGCCCCGGCTGTACCGCGAGGCACCCCTCAACGGCATCTGGGAGGGCTCGGGCAACGTCAACGCCCTCGACGTGCTGCGCGCATTGGTCCGCGAACCGGAGTCTCTGGAGGCCTTCCGCGCAGAGGTGGAGTCGGCGGCGGGCGCCGACGCCCGACTCGACGCCGCATGGCGGGAGGTGCTGGGCGAGCTGGCCCGACCGGAGGACGCCGAGCTTCGCGCCAGGCGCCTGGTGGAGCGCCTGGCGCTCGTCCTGCAGGGCTCCCTGCTCGTACGACACGCCCCCGCTCCGGTGGCGGACGCCTTCTGCGCCTCGAGGCTGGCCGGCGACCGGGGCCTGGCCTTCGGCACACTGCCGGCGGGTACGGACCTCGCCGCGATCCTCGACCGCCTTCCTGCCGGGCTGGGATAA
- a CDS encoding MFS transporter: protein MTAEGTAAEGTAAEPAPKTGTPAGGRWVSALSLANLGVWVGWFGPLQLLLARQAEHLTPDHKASTLALVTGVGAAVSMVANPVFGALSDRTTASVGRRIPWVVGGVAGGAAGLLVLAGAQSVATVIAGWCLVQLALNAAFAALTAAVPDQVPQRQRGLVGGWLGVSQVGGILAGTALATVAGGVVAGYLACAAFSVLAAIPYVLMRRDTPLSPAARPPFRWRTFLGGFWIDPRRHPDFGWAWLTRFLMNLSYSISTMYLLYYLTDAVHYEGDADNGVLILTALNAVTLLSTVVISGIRSDRSGRRKSYVIWSGLVISAATLLLAVWQTWTGAVVASLVLGLGFGVYTAVDFALLTDVLPTAEDRGRDLGVINIANALPQVLAPVVAAPVVTHFGGYTALYALAGALALAGSVLVRRIRSVP, encoded by the coding sequence ATGACCGCCGAGGGGACGGCGGCGGAGGGAACCGCGGCCGAGCCGGCCCCCAAGACCGGTACCCCGGCCGGCGGGCGGTGGGTGAGCGCGCTGTCCCTCGCCAACCTCGGGGTCTGGGTCGGGTGGTTCGGCCCTCTGCAACTGCTCCTGGCACGCCAGGCCGAGCACCTCACCCCCGACCACAAGGCGTCCACCCTCGCCCTGGTGACGGGAGTGGGAGCAGCCGTGTCGATGGTCGCCAACCCCGTCTTCGGCGCGCTCTCCGACCGGACGACGGCGTCCGTGGGCCGGCGCATCCCCTGGGTGGTCGGCGGAGTGGCGGGCGGGGCGGCCGGGCTGCTCGTCCTCGCCGGGGCGCAGAGCGTCGCGACCGTGATCGCGGGCTGGTGCCTGGTCCAGCTCGCCCTCAACGCGGCCTTCGCCGCTCTCACCGCGGCCGTCCCCGACCAGGTGCCGCAGCGGCAGCGCGGTCTGGTCGGCGGCTGGCTCGGCGTCTCCCAGGTCGGCGGCATCCTGGCGGGTACGGCGCTGGCCACGGTCGCGGGCGGGGTGGTCGCCGGTTATCTGGCCTGCGCGGCCTTCTCGGTGCTCGCGGCCATTCCCTATGTACTGATGCGGCGCGACACCCCGCTCTCGCCCGCCGCCCGACCGCCCTTCCGGTGGCGGACGTTCCTCGGCGGTTTCTGGATCGACCCGCGCCGCCATCCCGATTTCGGGTGGGCCTGGCTCACCCGGTTCCTGATGAACCTGTCGTACTCCATCAGCACGATGTACCTGCTCTACTACCTGACCGACGCCGTGCACTACGAGGGCGACGCGGACAACGGCGTACTGATCCTCACGGCGCTCAACGCGGTGACCCTGCTCTCCACGGTGGTGATCAGCGGCATCCGGTCGGACCGCAGTGGCCGGCGGAAGTCCTACGTGATCTGGTCGGGGCTGGTCATCTCCGCGGCCACCCTGCTGCTCGCCGTCTGGCAGACCTGGACGGGCGCGGTCGTCGCCTCGCTCGTGCTCGGCCTCGGTTTCGGGGTGTACACGGCCGTGGACTTCGCCCTGCTCACGGACGTGCTGCCGACGGCGGAGGACCGGGGCAGGGACCTGGGCGTCATCAACATCGCCAATGCGCTGCCCCAGGTGCTGGCCCCCGTGGTCGCGGCCCCGGTCGTCACCCACTTCGGCGGATACACGGCCCTGTACGCGCTCGCGGGCGCCCTGGCCCTCGCGGGCTCGGTCCTGGTGCGCCGCATCCGCTCGGTCCCCTGA
- a CDS encoding family 1 glycosylhydrolase, which translates to MAAPVPEFPAGFLWGVSASAFQIEGSLTADGRGPSSWDAFTGEQGRVKDGSRADVATDHYRRYREDVALMAQLGVGAYRFSVSWSRVLPDGHGRVNDKGLDFYDRLVDELCASGIAPVPTLFHWDTPLALEKRGGWLNRDTAERFAAYASVVAERLADRVPMWITINEPAEVTLLGYGLGEHAPGRRLVFDALPAAHHQLLAHGMGVQALRAAGARQIGIAASHSPVWTAGAGDDDRAAAELYDTLTNRLFADPILTGAYPDEGLASLLPGPVAEDLKTISAPLDWYGINYYNPMLVGAPQPTAAASADATSAAASAGSSFGGIEIPSDLPFAIRQIEGRELTDFGWPVVPDGLRELLATMRERYGDRLPPLYITENGCSYGDGPDPETGRIDDAGRVAYHDGHVRALHEAMEEGADVRGYFIWSILDNFEWAEGYQQRFGLVHVDYETLTRTPKASYAWYRDLIKSGR; encoded by the coding sequence ATGGCAGCGCCCGTACCCGAGTTCCCGGCCGGCTTCCTCTGGGGAGTCTCCGCCTCCGCCTTCCAGATCGAAGGCTCGCTCACGGCCGACGGCCGTGGTCCCTCCAGCTGGGACGCCTTCACCGGAGAACAGGGACGGGTCAAGGACGGCTCGCGCGCGGACGTGGCCACCGACCACTACCGGCGTTACCGCGAGGACGTGGCGCTGATGGCCCAACTCGGCGTCGGCGCCTACCGGTTCTCGGTCTCCTGGTCCCGAGTCCTGCCCGACGGCCACGGCCGGGTCAATGACAAGGGGTTGGACTTCTACGACCGGCTCGTCGACGAGCTGTGCGCCTCGGGGATCGCCCCGGTGCCCACGCTCTTCCACTGGGACACCCCGCTCGCCCTGGAGAAGCGCGGCGGCTGGCTCAACCGGGACACCGCCGAGCGGTTCGCGGCGTACGCCTCGGTGGTCGCGGAGCGCCTCGCCGACCGCGTGCCGATGTGGATCACCATCAACGAGCCCGCCGAGGTCACCCTGCTCGGATACGGCCTCGGCGAGCACGCGCCTGGCCGGCGTCTCGTGTTCGACGCCCTGCCCGCGGCCCACCACCAACTCCTGGCCCACGGCATGGGCGTACAGGCCCTGCGTGCCGCGGGCGCCCGCCAGATCGGCATCGCCGCCTCCCACAGTCCGGTCTGGACCGCCGGCGCCGGCGACGACGACCGGGCAGCCGCCGAGTTGTACGACACCCTCACGAACCGCCTCTTCGCCGACCCCATCCTGACCGGCGCATACCCGGACGAGGGCCTTGCCTCGCTCCTCCCCGGCCCGGTGGCGGAGGACCTCAAGACGATCTCGGCCCCCCTGGACTGGTACGGCATCAACTACTACAACCCGATGCTCGTCGGCGCCCCGCAGCCGACCGCCGCCGCCTCCGCCGACGCCACTTCCGCCGCCGCCTCCGCAGGCTCCTCCTTCGGCGGCATCGAGATTCCGTCGGACCTCCCCTTCGCCATCCGGCAGATCGAAGGACGCGAACTCACCGACTTCGGCTGGCCGGTGGTCCCGGACGGACTGCGCGAACTGCTCGCCACCATGCGCGAGCGCTACGGCGACCGGCTGCCGCCGCTGTACATCACCGAGAACGGCTGCTCGTACGGTGACGGGCCGGACCCCGAAACGGGGCGGATCGACGACGCCGGCCGGGTCGCGTACCACGACGGACACGTGCGCGCGCTGCACGAGGCGATGGAGGAGGGCGCCGACGTCCGCGGGTACTTCATCTGGTCGATCCTCGACAACTTCGAGTGGGCGGAGGGTTACCAGCAGCGGTTCGGGCTCGTCCACGTCGACTACGAGACGCTGACGCGGACGCCCAAGGCGTCGTACGCCTGGTACCGCGACCTGATCAAGAGCGGCAGATGA